The Apium graveolens cultivar Ventura chromosome 6, ASM990537v1, whole genome shotgun sequence genome contains a region encoding:
- the LOC141665516 gene encoding uncharacterized protein LOC141665516, whose product MANPRAVRFLNEIIKQFRPNLIFLSEIKVKRKKIEALCKKIHYTSCFVVEAQNNGGGLALMWQNERGVHIKGSCNHYIDFEVVCEQVGRWRYTGFYGCPERKRRKESWEILRTLAGESTLPWCVLGDFNDIMFAHEKSGGRSQPSRLMEGFRSAVNECELLDLGFVGSEFTW is encoded by the coding sequence ATGGCCAACCCACGAGCAGTTCGATTTCTTAATGAAATCATCAAACAGTTCAGGCCAAATCTGATTTTCCTATCAGAAATAAAAGTTAAAAGAAAGAAAATTGAGGCTTTGTGTAAGAAGATTCATTATACTAGTTGTTTTGTGGTTGAGGCACAAAATAATGGTGGAGGGTTAGCTCTGATGTGGCAGAATGAGAGAGGAGTTCATATAAAAGGGAGTTGTAATCATTATATAGATTTTGAAGTTGTTTGTGAACAAGTTGGGAGGTGGAGGTACACAGGATTTTATGGATGCccggaaagaaaaagaagaaaagaatcATGGGAAATTCTGAGAACGCTTGCAGGGGAGTCCACGCTACCATGGTGTGTACTTGGTGATTTTAATGATATTATGTTTGCTCATGAAAAATCTGGGGGGAGATCACAGCCAAGTAGACTGATGGAGGGTTTCAGAAGTGCAGTAAATGAGTGTGAATTACTTGATTTAGGATTCGTAGGGAGTGAATTTACATGGTAG